The Hyla sarda isolate aHylSar1 chromosome 3, aHylSar1.hap1, whole genome shotgun sequence genome contains the following window.
ATGTGGTAGCTATAAGACTGtaccataaataaaataaagaaataaattaattaaataatttaaGTGAAGGGATTTAAGCCTTTTTCCATAACTTCCTATATGCTATATGAACAGTTACGCTTAAAGGAGATAGTCCagccaaaagtggtaaaaaaaattaaataagataTATGCTCACCTTGACTCCACAAGGCGTCCCAgctgatttgtttcaaaattAGACCCCCATAGCCCCATAAACAGCTTTTGAATAAACTCCACACACTGggcttgtttcctgtgtgagctgcagggagggACTACTGTGAGAGTAAGCAGTGAGGGGAGTGTGTGCTCTCCAGCCAATCAGAGACACTCAAACATGGCACACTGAAGCTGTTCACTCTCCCTTCTCCTCACTCTCCTTTCTCCTCAGCTCAGAGAGTTAAGTGTCGTCTATGGTAGACTCTTGTCATCAGTGTGCCTGGAGAGAAACtgggtatgtgctcagcaaagattacactcCACTTTGCAGAGTTATAtaaatttatcatgtgcagctatataaagataatttcatttggctggagttctcccttATTCTTCATAATTTATATTTCCTCTCCTGACTTAGGAGtcattcaagaggaattcacaaggaataatttcagtcaggaaattgttgccttctccatcaagcagaattcaagcggaatttccatgcggagatgaagaggaatgaagaaggcggctatttaatctacttttctgaattccgcttgaaaacgatgtcgggcagaattttttttaaccattgacttctattggattctgctcgcggattccgcttgaagaatgaacatgttctttcttcaagtggaaaggaattcagcgtcggaattctgctagcagaatttccgctgtgtgaacaggacagcagaaataacattaaagtcaatgggcagaggggatgtgcattaatttggagcagagaattcaagaggaattactcgagtaaattcctcttgagttactcagtgtgaacgcacccttataagcACAGAAGTATTTTCCTGCGTGGTTTACCATGCTATTATGTATATGCAATGGGTCATCGATACATGTTAAGGGCAGCATAATATTAGAACATGCTGTACCATTATCTGATTGGCTCAGAAATGCtgtgccatttttattttatttttttaaaggggtactccggtgcttagacatcttatcccctatccaaaggataggggataagatgcctgatcgcgggagtcccgccgctggggacccccgggataatgcacgcggcaccccgtttgtaatcagtccccggagcatgttcgctccgggactgattaccggcgactacagggcgggcggcgtgtgacatcacgcccccgtgtgatgtcacgctctgcccctcaatgcaagcctacaggagggggcgtgacagctatcatgccccctcctgtaggcttgcattgaggggcggagcgggacatcacacgggggcgtgacgtcacacgccacccgccctgtagtcgccggtaatcagtcccggagtgaatacgctctggggactgattacaaatggggtgccgcgtgcatgatcccgggggtccccagcggtgggactcccgcattcaggcatcttatcccctatcctttggataggggataagatgtctaagcaccgaagtacccctttaatggagcctAGCCAGATGCAGTGGACTTCTAGTTATGAATCCACTGGATGCTCCCTAACTCAACCAACCCCTCTTTTTGGTGACTGAAACTAGTTTTGTATCTGGGTGCATATATGATAGCCCACCAGTCATTGCTGAGTGGGTGGGATGACACTCCCCTTATGAATACAGACAGACAGATAACTAAATATAAATCACTGGGAAATAGCTATAGGGTGCTGGTTTAAATGGTCAATGTATCACAGACAATATTATTGTCTGAGTTAAATTAACCATTTAAACCAGCACTCTGTAACTATTTCTTAGTGATTCATATTTAGTTATGTCTATCTGTATTCATAAGGAGAGTACTCAAAACTTtaacttttgtttttaatttagcgaAGAAGTAGGTAAACTGTAGAGAAAAATTTGGGATTAGATATGGTTATCTCCCAAATATGCCTTTTAGTCTTTCCCAGTACCTAGGCAGAGTTATCGCCTTAAAAAAGGGTGACCTGGATTGGATCCCGTCCCTAAGAGCCCCCTACACTATGACCAGTAACTATGTCATGCAGACCAGCTAGGGTCCACAGCGGTTACTAATCAAAAGGCATAGCTGAAAACTGTAATTGTAATGCCAAATGTCACAGATAACCAAAAGATAGACATCAGATACTATACAAACCATGTGTACTTAACCAAACTTTGGTGAATTGCTTTCTGGAAAGTGTCATTTCTACACCAAGTATTGACTAAAATGAGATACAAATAGAGACCAGCATTCTTTGTGTGAACCAGCCTCATAGGAACTAAATTaactgctgtgtatgtgactaaaAATAGGCTTGTGGACTGTTTTAAATGACGAAGTCCAGAGCATTATTCACAATTTAGATGGCAAACCGAGGCTTTAACTTAACTTCACTGTAAATATATTGTATCAAAGTTCTTTAATGTGTGACTAAACGTAGATTTCATTTAAAGTGTAAAGTAGTTTCCCTTTTAAGACCTATTAgtaaatattttttctatttgtttcATTCTATCTTACTTAGATTCTCTAGAAGATCTTCCCGGACAAGGAGAAAAAACTGTTCAGCGTTTTTACTTTAATTTGACTTCAATTCCCAATGAAGAGCTCATTACATCTGCTGAACTTCGGATATTTCGAGAGGAGGTTCAAGACTCCTTTGAAAATGACAGCAGTAAAGCCCTTCGTATTAATATTTATGACATTATTAAACCAGCCGCTGCTGCCTCTAGGGGACCTGTCACAAGACTATTGGACACCCGACTGATACATCATAATGTGAGCAGATGGGAAAGCTTTGATGTCACACCAGCTATTATAAGGTGGATTGCACACAGCCAGCCTAACCATGGGCTTGTTGTAGAAGTGACTCACTTAGACTATGGGAAAAATGTTACTAAGAGACATGTGAGAATAAGCAGATCTTTATTGCCAGATAAAGAACGGTGGTCCCAGATAAGGCCACTTTTAGTAACTTATGGCCATGATGGCAAAGGACACCCTCTACATAAAAGAGAAAAACGGCAAGCGAGGCACAGGCAGAGAAAACGGCTTAAATCAAGTTGTAGAAGACATCCATTATATGTAGACTTCAGTGATGTTGGCTGGAATGATTGGATTGTTGCGCCACCTGGGTACCATGCCTTCTATTGCCATGGAGAATGCCCGTTTCCCTTGGCCGATCACTTTAACTCTACAAATCATGCTATCGTACAGACATTGGTGAACTCTGTTAATTCCAACATCCCAAAAGCTTGCTGTGTCCCAACAGAACTAAGTGCCATCTCTATGCTCTACCTtgatgaaaatgaaaaagttgttcTGAAAAATTACCAAGACATGGTTGTGGAAGGGTGTGGGTGCCGTTAAATATAACGTTACAGGataaatacacaaacacacaaaaaagtTGACACTTTAATATTTCCCAATAGAGACTTTATTTATGTAATGAAATgctaaaaaaacattattttgaatatatatttatgtgtacgaGAAAGTTGGGAAGCAAAAATATTTTAATCAGagaaatattccttttttttattttttattttttgaaaaaaaaatgttttcatatataattttttttttttttgtacattttatacGGGTTTTGTACCCAGCACAGCACATGAAGTATAATGGTCAGATtcttattttgtatttatttttcattataaccacttttagaaaaaaaaatagctgtttttttttgtatttatatgtaatcaAAAGAAATATAGGGTTTGTAAATATgtgttgaaaagaaaaaaaaaacagatttgttGTATTTAAGTTGAAAGGTATACATGGAAGGTAAAAGATAAGCAAAAATATTTTTACTTTCTTATATGCTACTGTTAAGGTAATTAGCTTAAACCCACAAGAAAGAGGTTAATCTCAAGAATTACCAGGACGGATAATGGTATTGTGCAATTCTCCAGGAGTTGTGCAGTGTTGGCTTTGAAAATATAAcatcttaagaaaaaaaaaatcctaaaaatggCTTTCTCACCTCATTTTCTCATTCATTAGGCTTTAGACTTGAACAATAAAAGTATTATAcagtaaaatgcaaaaaaataaaaataaataaaatggtcaTACTCTGACCAAGTGTTTAACATATGTACTATATATTTAGACCTGTTGGTACAGGATATTTTCTCTTACGATGGATATTTTTTACAAATTAAgactttaaattatttatttaatgttaTTCCCTTATGTTGTTCCTAAGTAAAAGCATTGTCTTTTCCATTTTCTATTGGTTCTTTTTGCTAAGAGCTGCTATGATACAATTTCTAGTGTGGTTCTATATGAAATAGCATTGATGGTGCAACAATTTAAAAGTAAACAAGTTCTTAGTCATACAACTTTGACTTGGCTAACTCCTTTTTGAAAGACCCCAAGGATAACATACCTGACATGGGTTGTTAACAGTGAATATGTACCGTTAAAGTGTATCTACCGGATGCTGTTCTTTACGCAATGGTAGATCAGATTCAGTCCTTACAGCATGGTTTTCTTGAGGTCACTGGGGTTTTAAATTCCTAGAATTTGTATGTCTAGCGATGGCCATTAAGTAAGTGATTTGAACCCCAGATAAGAAAATAGGTATATCTAAAGGAGAAAGTCATGTAGAAGTATGAGATTATTTTCCAGTTGAGTTAAGGATTATTTCTGATTTTCTTTTCAACAGATAGGTGTTTGTGGACAAGACATTGTACTTTTCTAGTTTCTCATTCATGTAGATCTATATAATTATGAATTCTACAATTGCCATACACCTATGCTATTTCACTTCCTACGCACTGCTGTATATTTGGAAATATGTTTGCAAACAGAACACaaaatattgataaaaataaactgCACAAAATGTCACTATTCAAATGAAAAAGGCATGGCATAGGTAGAAAAATCTTTTCATCATTCGGGGTAGATGGTGGTTACCGGTGCTGCTATTGGGTATTTTTTAAGACCATTGTGGGTTATGGGTTCACTGGGCATATAAAAGAAGGGTCAAGTTCAATAAGAAGAGAAAATCTTAAAGGATCATTTTATTCCAGAATATCTGGTAATTTGTCCCAGTTTCCTCCATTCCAAAAACAGAGAAGTGATAGCTATGAAATCTATCGCTAGTTAATGGTCATTGAATCTAGATTTCTCACCAAGCTCCAGACACCACTTTTGTTTTTGGTATTgttgttttttccatttttttttttttgccagttaAATCCTGGGATTGTATCTCACAAAAAGTGTCAAATGGAATTGGTCAATAAATGGAGTTCTGACTTCTGTCCTTATGTAAAATATGTCTGTTTGTTTTCTTTCACTAAATATCACTTAAAGTTTCTCACATAGGATTTACCACTACTTGTGTAGATCCTTCATATGAAGCTAGCATACTTGGATAGGGACAGCTAAGtaagtgagtaaaaaaaaaaaaaaaaacacacttaccTTCCTCACTCTTCCACTGCTGCTGAAATCGCAGGTTCCCACTGACCAGTGCTTCCAGGTTTTTTGTAAAATTACGCGCCCACTAATCCATCAGTGGTTGGACATAGCTGCATCTGCTGATTGGATAAATGACTGTGAGACTGTATGATGTGATGACTAGGGATGagagaatcaaatctgacaaatccaaattcgttacgaatttcaggaaaattttgatttgcaacgaatgcgaatagcttcattaaaatccatttagtgaggtccaggctccaaggcatttaaaatggcagattcacatctgaggacatggggcaaagaatcctgggaaggtgggagcaagggtaggcggaatgaccctgaatcacatgcaggatgcagcctgtcaccgctgtgatgtcacagctctatataattgaCAGCCATATTGCTGCTAGTCACTTCAgcttttcactgcagagagatgggGACAGACagcgcagtgtgttgcacagaaaaagcttttttccagcagcgattcacctcctagtccagtcagcattctgttgcacagagagaggcacagagagcagtgtgtgttgcacagaaaagcattcttactgcagcgattcacctcccagtcactgtataTGGCATTCTATTAAAGAGAGGGACAGAGCGAAGTGTGTTGCACAGTATGTTGCACAGAACAGTAGCGATTcaactcaagcacaaatcctgcctagaagcactgatagggaagggagtgagagtgcaattttgggtgtactacatagcgactgtgtgctgcagcactggtgtgtactgctgatgttgtgcacaaatacttttttaagcatactgaagcgcattgtcctcccctcataactgcataccacatacggacatctaagttgtgtactattttgttcctgttaaagtctcaagggcctagatattatgaaaggccaggcaaaagtacacacccgcaggtgttgtacacaaatactttaagcttagtggagcgtattgtcctcccctcatatacacactaagtatgtgaggcagagaagtgccaggacatgcacagaggagtggcagaggcctaaattcatcaggcagaggttgcagcagattaGGTGCGAATGGCAGCAGGcattgcagcgagaggcctgaggtcccggtatcagctagcagtcgtgtcttgaccagcaacccatctgccgtcatcgattggttaacacggtcatccacttcatcacaagtgacatctgacacccctagtcaacagttggtgggttcctcagacacaacccttagttggcatggcccgggagcagtccttgtcatcccgttgcctctgtcctatgctgttccctcccccacagaagtatcttatgctgtgggttcagcgctgctatttagtgaggatgatctagaggacagtcagtagctactgccgagccaagaagtggaggaatcatccgccgcttcctccgctaggcaggcaagtagtgatgaggagagtggtgtaggagttggtgttgcgagcattcaggctcctgaagcagacactgttgaggaacctgaggaggacatcagtgacttgcagacacaactcaatgatgataatgatgaagctgatcgcacttgggagccgggtgcagaatgggcttcatcattatgagaagagggttgcatggttgatagtcagcatggtggcagaaatggaaagTCAGGAGCAAAATGtactggggtagaccacctgctttgcggaagcctaccttcccgggatgtAGTGAaatgggttcctggagtcagcggcaggagcagtcaatcagctactcggcggtgtggcagtttttcatcaagcatctggaggaggttaacatggccacatgcaatatgtcggcagaaggtgaagcattgcCAGGGTCCCAGTGTTTGCACCAcggtcctgcgtcaacatatgcagtgtcaccataaagcggcctgggagaatcatggctccgatgtggtggtccagcctgctgcatcacccagtggcacaccgctccctgtttcagccagtcaaggctccaccacctcagccgaagggagctgtgtgtcatacccatcttctgttgctccagatgctcctgctcctactaCTTCGTCAGTCATTGCGCCCACAATCCATTGGCGTAGCCATATaccagagacaacagtatgcgccagcGCAGAAGCGGAAtgagctcctgtccaagttgctggtgctgcagtccatcccttttcaagtggtggactctgcacctttcagagaactggtggcttgtgccgagccgaagtggagagtcccaagccgtcatgtctttgcaaagaaggcagtaccagccctgcacaattttgtggaacagaaggtgggccagtccttgagccttttgGTGTATACCAAAGTGCATGACAGCGCcgaagtgtggagctgtaactacgatgAGGGACAATAcacgtcctttacggcccactgggtgaatctgGTTCATgcaaagccacaacagcaacttggacaggtcatgtcgcttccacctccacactctcaggccattgttcctgtgactccgcctcctcatcctccaccgtctcctcagcctcccctgcacagacaagtctcagtgcccctccagcataccatgtgtgcagggcatggtggtgttctacacatggtttgccttggcaaacggagtcacacaggggagaaaatgctaagtcattcataaagaaatcgaatcatggcttactccacgaaaactgcaaATGGGAAccgtggtgaccgacaacaggaagaatatcttgtctgcgctgcgacaaggaagcctgagccatgcgccctgcatgacacacgtgttcaatcttgttgtcaagcggttcctgaagtgttcccccccatctgcaagacatcttatcaatgggaaggaaactttgcatgcacttcagccactcatatacaccgcaaagcacaccctccttgagctgcagcgtcagaacggcatccctaacatagtctgatttgcaacgtttccacactttggaattccacccgcCACCGATCTTTTTGATGATCCAAATagataggggaactcccctgtgtaacttcaacgtcaaccagtggcagctcatatttagaggggtactctgcccctggcatcttatgccctattcaaaggataggggataagatgttagattcccgcggtcccgctgctgaggaccccggggatcgcgactgcggcaccccgccatcattactgcacagacagagttcgctctgtgcgtaatgacgggcgatacaggggccggagcagcgtgacgtcatggctccgcccctcatgacatcacggcccgtccccttaatgcaagtctatggcagggggcgtggtgaccatcacgccccctcccatagacttgtattgacgggggcgggccgtgacgtcacgaggggcggagccatgacataacgatgctccggcccctgtattgcccatcattacatgcagagtgatctcgctctgcgcggtaatgatagcggggtgctgcagcagcgatccccggggtccccagcagcgggaccccggcgatctgacatcttatcccctatcctttggataggggataagatgtctaggggtggagtacccctttaacacctgccgtttgctcaggccctttgaggaagccacattattagtcagttgccaggattggaggagcaggagcagctagaggggtctgaggaaggcaagacagaggacccagacacactgtggcagtatgcagtggagatggaggcagggagtccttccgagtcacttgaattgtcaccattcagcagtgggaCGACTTCTGGCTCTTCACCATATTGGACCTTCTCCACCGCCACAAAATGGTGACCATAGTGCCACACCAATAatgcacaaatatggatagtgcaaaaaatgtttaaggtgctgctccccagttagacagacattcctcgccatcagaccacaagtcagTACAGAGgacatgcattagctaaaacttaatttTTCATAGGATAAAGTATAAGTActccaaaatatttttgaaatcaaacaaaaggaaaggtgtgcaaaaaacaccaagtgacacctacactaccaagtattgatgtgattcaaagatctctaaaaagtggaagggaacaatgtatgatcTATTGTAAAtgatggggtaaaaacttcccctgtaacgtCCTACTCTcctattattaattcccttctttgcaagtgttacttgccctaaaaatggcggccccacacatgagcctctccctatttccccctacaaacactgccaattcccagggtttttaggtggaaatagagttcCCTGTTTGTGGCCGCCCTtttaagggtgagtaacacttgccaagaagggaaataatagggtgagagtagggccttacatgggaagtttttacccccacatgctacaatggacaatacgttgttcccttccacctttttataggtatttgcatcacatcaatacttggtggtgtcggtggcacatggtgtttttttttgcacacc
Protein-coding sequences here:
- the BMP2 gene encoding bone morphogenetic protein 2; translation: MVAGIRSLLLLLLYQVLLSGCTDLIPEVGRRKYAESGRASPEESQGILNQFELRLLNMFGLRRRPTPGKNVVIPHYMLELYHLHSAQLADNQDKPPMDYQKERAASRANTVRSFHHEDSLEDLPGQGEKTVQRFYFNLTSIPNEELITSAELRIFREEVQDSFENDSSKALRINIYDIIKPAAAASRGPVTRLLDTRLIHHNVSRWESFDVTPAIIRWIAHSQPNHGLVVEVTHLDYGKNVTKRHVRISRSLLPDKERWSQIRPLLVTYGHDGKGHPLHKREKRQARHRQRKRLKSSCRRHPLYVDFSDVGWNDWIVAPPGYHAFYCHGECPFPLADHFNSTNHAIVQTLVNSVNSNIPKACCVPTELSAISMLYLDENEKVVLKNYQDMVVEGCGCR